In one Pseudomonas sp. SG20056 genomic region, the following are encoded:
- the pyrF gene encoding orotidine-5'-phosphate decarboxylase, translated as MSACQTPIIVALDFPTRDAALALADQLDPRLCRVKVGKELFTRCGPEIVNVLAGRGFEVFLDLKFHDIPNTTAMAVKAAAEMGVWMVNVHCSGGLRMMAACRETLDKLEGTKPLLIGVTVLTSMEREDLAGVGLDLEPQAQVLRLAGLAAQAGLDGLVCSAQEAQALKAAYPALQLVTPGIRPAGSAQDDQRRILTPRQALDVGSDYLVIGRPISQAADPGQALAAVVAELT; from the coding sequence ATGTCCGCCTGCCAGACCCCGATCATCGTTGCCCTGGATTTCCCGACCCGTGATGCCGCGTTGGCATTGGCTGATCAGCTAGATCCCAGGCTGTGCCGGGTCAAGGTAGGCAAGGAGCTGTTCACCCGTTGCGGGCCGGAGATCGTCAATGTGCTGGCCGGCAGGGGCTTCGAGGTGTTTCTCGATCTGAAATTCCACGACATCCCCAATACCACGGCCATGGCCGTCAAGGCTGCGGCGGAGATGGGCGTGTGGATGGTCAATGTGCACTGCTCGGGCGGCCTGCGCATGATGGCAGCCTGCCGCGAAACCCTGGACAAGCTGGAGGGGACCAAACCACTGCTAATCGGCGTAACCGTGCTGACCAGTATGGAGCGCGAAGATCTGGCGGGCGTTGGTCTGGATCTAGAGCCGCAGGCGCAGGTGCTGCGTCTGGCCGGGCTGGCCGCACAGGCCGGTCTGGATGGCCTGGTGTGTTCGGCCCAGGAAGCGCAGGCGCTGAAGGCCGCGTACCCGGCGCTGCAACTGGTGACGCCCGGCATTCGTCCGGCCGGCAGCGCTCAGGATGACCAGCGCCGCATTCTGACGCCACGTCAGGCGTTGGATGTCGGTTCCGATTATCTGGTTATTGGTCGACCGATCAGCCAGGCTGCTGATCCTGGCCAGGCGTTGGCTGCTGTAGTGGCGGAGCTGACCTGA
- a CDS encoding DUF1127 domain-containing protein, translating to MKGQKGYAIASAGRLKSRRPTEILRALGRQFARWWQLAEQRRRLAMLDDAALKDLGLSRADVIQESERSFWDDPLAR from the coding sequence ATGAAAGGTCAAAAAGGTTATGCAATAGCCAGTGCTGGGCGCTTAAAGAGCCGTCGGCCGACTGAAATACTGCGTGCGCTTGGTCGCCAGTTTGCCCGCTGGTGGCAGTTGGCCGAGCAACGGCGGCGCCTGGCCATGCTTGATGATGCGGCGTTGAAGGATCTGGGTTTAAGCCGTGCGGATGTTATCCAAGAAAGCGAACGTTCATTCTGGGATGACCCGTTGGCGCGCTGA